The DNA window TGTCTCCAGATTTGAGAAGAAACAGATGTAAGTGTAGTAACTTACAGTGGAATCTCGTGACAGATGCAGAGAAGAAACTGATCCAAGCAAACAGCTATATAATGACCAGATGTTGCCATGCTGCTTTGAATAGTGTTTGACCTCAGCCACAAGATACTGCAAAGCTGACTGAATTCAAAGATATGATTGCAGGTTCTAATCTTCTGAAATACCAATTAAATACCTCAAAATAAAGGCACTGAAATTACATGAGATTTGATAGTACATGTAAAAGAAAAttagtaaatgataacaatgcAAATTTTTCCCTTTAATTCTTAAAGTGCTGGAATTGTAACTGGAATGTCGGCTGGGTTGTTATAAGGAGATGATGGGTTCCTTTCTCGTGTTTATGTTCTTCTCTCAAGATTTCTTCTTTCGAACGAAGCTGAATGTTTAGTAACTCTGACCACGTCTCATTGGCCGCTCACACAGGACAGAAACATATACTTAAGTTTAAAGGCAAGAGTTTTTAAGACTGGTTTATCGCAGCCCAGAGTGAAAGTGGAATGTGAAATTAAGCCTTAAAATTCAAAGTGGCACGTCAGCTTGTGCTGACACAGACAGACAATCACGACACTCCATCCCACATCCTCATTCCGTGGAGGCTGATTCGACAGAAAAGCCGCCGCAATAATAAATCCGCTCCACCCTAATTGGCTTGTTGTTTTAGTTTGGACAGGACAATGTGCGGCCTTCAGTACGCCTTTAGCGCTTTCCGTTTACTCGAGCAGTATTTATCCTTCTTCGCTATGTTCCTTGTCTCGTTTTAGGTGACTAACTTTGTGAAATATACCCATCACTTCAGAGAAAGACTGTTGGCTCTCTGTCATTTGTATTGTTACCTTACACTAGTCAATGAAACATTCAGTGAAACCTCATCTCCTTGACACTGATGAATCTACTCATCAACCTTTAAGTGACCAGGTAGTAAAATGTTAGTGTAGAGTGAGTTGTGGAACTGTATCCTTTTTCAGACTTGTTGTCCCACTGacattttcaggaaatatcAGACACAGAGGGTCTGATTTCACCACTTCAAAATGGCCTGCAACACAGGAGCACTTTACTATCGATAATAGTACTGGGATTGTTGTTCATTTTGGTGtacattctttttttccaacagGCTCTTGAACTGATTGATTGGATTGATTCAAAATTGCACTGATAAGGAAAAATATGACTGATGTTGCATATAAAAAGAGCAGCTTCTTCTACGTTTAGTTCCAGAATGTACCACAACAGCGTGTTGTTTCGCTCTGTTCATTACGTCAGAGGGTCACGCAACGCTAATCGCATGGAGAATGGACTCTTGAGCAAATGTCCCAGCTTCGTTGGGATTATAAATGAAAGCAGGTGGATTTGGGAGAGTGTAACAGAGGCTATAAAGCTGATGCTGTCTTTCAAAGGTACAGAGCATTCTTTCTGTATTTGACTCATACATCAAGCCAGTTATGCAACAATAGTTACTGCTCTGTGCGCCCTGGGACcaaactgtataataaataaataaacacttgttATGCTTTTGTATGGAAGTCCATTTTctgaataaagaataaaaaaagatttttatctcacatttctgaattttttttcttctatcaGTTGCgagtttacatctcacaatttaatcatataaattctggattttttttttttttaacacaactgtgagtttatatctcacaattctaagAAAAAATCTAGAATTGTGACATATAAAGATAGAATTGAGGGAAACtattgtgagaaataaagtcagaaatTCATCGCAATTCTggctttttttctcacaattcacGAGTTTGTATGTtgaaaattgtgagatataaacttttTATAGTAAAGCAATTTTGAGAAATAAAGCCCAGTTCTGAGgagaattgtttttttcataattgcaagtttacttgtttatttctcacaattcagaaaaattcagaattgcaagatgaAATTTTCCAAAtctaaattgtgagataaaaaggcACAGTtaccttttcatttattttattttttatattcagtgGTGGAAACCGGTTTCCCTACTTTTGttcataaaatgtgtaaaaatatttaactaccttatttcttattaaaattaaaaatgtatttactaaatAACACTcgagcattaaaaaatattttaaaatgaataataaaattagtgcatttctttatttacttagtattttttgtttatttatttatttatttcccctGGGCCTGTAACCTGTATGAAATAACAGAAGCTCAGGTAAATTAGTCTCAGGTAAAGACTTTACTGTGAAGCCTTAACTCCAGTCAACACAAAAAAACCGCGAAGAACACTTCTGAGTGCAAAGTGTCATTAGCAATCTGAAGTGTCACATTACAACAGTCCAGCGCGTCAAAATGTTCACTGGAAAAATCAGTTAATTCAATTAATACTCATTTCTACATATTCATTGTGAGTGAAAAAGAATCTTCTGGTGGTTAGACAGAGTATTGGACAAAAGATGGATTGCTTGTGCTCTGAAACTAGCGTAGCTTTACCTGAAGGAAATACGACTGGATCTTGTAATGCTAGCCATGAAATTCAACTCTAGAGACCTATCAATTATAAAGTAGACCAACGTCAGGGACCTTTAGTGACACTCTCTTCTGCCTGCTATctctctttaaaacatttcgACACTATTCAGAACAATAGAACAATAGACTAGCAGCGGTTTCGTTTTTCGAGTCTGAAACTCTGTTTAAGGAAATAGTAGAAATGCACACAGGTTTCTTAATTCTCTCTCTTAGCACTCAGTTTTCTACATGCTTTGCATCGCTGAACAATACATACCATCAAGGAGTTGCTGAACCCTCGATTATGTAATAAGCGAGAAACATTATCCCATTTTGTGCATAAGCACCTAGTGAAattagaagtgtttttttgacacgagcatcagatttatttttcttttcacgATCAATTGCATTGTCTTTTATAGTCACTTCAGGCTTTTAATGAGAATCTGCCGTGGATCCCGTTTTAACACTCTGTCATTTTAGGCATTGCAGGTTGTCTGAGGTTTATGTGCGATCTGAGTGCCcccatttattatttaagcatCTTTTATTGGGTTGCACATTATTTATAAGCTTTAAAAAGGGAGCGGTGCCCTCTCACTCATCCTTTAGAGATCCTGTCTTGTCATTAGACCTATCCATCACATACCACAAATAAAACTATACCATTTAGAGCAGAGGGGCTTTAACCTTAACAGACCTAGGAAATCTATAAGAAAATatcatgattatttatttaaatcgtTCTCGTAGAATGAGTTTTCAAATGAATCTCACAGGAAATGTCCAAAAatgctcaaataaataaatagtgataAATGTAACGggcatttgtaatatatatcaTAACATTTGCCGTATTGAATTTATGTGTGgtgatttgaataaaaaattacatttctcatGTTACAGAGTGAGAATTTGAACGAACTAATGTAGCAAACCATCTGTGTTTATAATTGGCGAGAGGTCAATAAACTTTTCATTCACGCAACGTGCAAATTTTGAtatgtttaataacaaaacGTAACCTGACTCCGCCAGAGCCGTTACACAATATTGTTATTGGCACCACCTTGTCCAGTCAGTTCAAAGCAGGTCACTGGGTTTGGGATATTGACATGCTCCACTGCAGCACAGCACTGCTGTGTGCCGTGCGATCTTTCCCCATCACAAACAGacacagttttgtgttttttccatttagAGCACAGTGTGGTCACTTGAAAATGTCTGCCGGCTACATTAGGTTAGATAACGCAATCGAAGCTCTGGAGATCGATACAGCCTTCTCTCTCACTCATTACAAGGCCTGTGATCATGCACCAAAGTCACAGTGACTTTCAGTCAACATCCGAGCTTCAAACttaagttagatttttttataattctgtcctctatatgaaaaaaaaagactgatcaAATTCAGCGTAATTTAAATTCCGTTTTTAATTATAAGGCTCTCATGTCAGTTACTAAACTCATTAGTAGTCGGCTGAATATGACTGAATATTAAAAAGGTGAATGTACCAAATAATGTGAACAATCCACATGATTTGAAGCATCATTTAATTCTGTAGTTGACAGTAGAAAAATTATACACTTCGGGTATTAATTCATGGCTAGTGTAATCTAATCATAATGATCAATTATTGGtgtgttactttttttccatacaCAGCTGTAATTACAAGCGTTCAGATTTTGTTCtaaacacaaaagcactttttagtattttagcaGCAGTTGGTGGTACACTATTGTTGGGTTGTTCTCTAATTACCACAATAAAAGTAATGCAGatttacttcctgttccatTTGAAAGATGTCTGAGAGGTTGATTAGGTCTAAATGGATAGgattaaaaatgcatcagtATTGATCATAATGCTGGGAAAGAAATAAAGCACTCTTACCAAACcacaataaatgaatatctTCCAAAATAACAACTGCACAGCACAGTaagcttttttttccagctgtcTTGTGAAAATGGCAACAAAAAGTGATCCATAAATGATTTCAATTGTGAAAGACACTTGTATAACTGTAATATACTGTATCATAACATTGATTGAACACCTCACACTGGGGGTTGGTGATATGACCAAAATCTTATGggtaacaatatatttattattcgctttaaatgaagtctttatgagaataaatagattttaaatcgTTTTGTTGCACCATATATACGTTTTATAATTCTTGTTGCCAATGTCGATATCGAAAAACATTTATGGTCACTGGAGAAACAACCAAAGGTAAAATAAGAAACTAGTTACGAGCAACAGgacaaaaaactaacaaataaacaaaaaaactaataaatgctACCTacaatgtatgaaaaaaaacactgcatattcTTCATATCCTGTGtaaatgaaatacatatataagaCCCAAAAGTGATTTAGACGAGAGCAGTGAGAGACTTTTGTTGTTGGACAAACCACAATGGATATGATATAGTCCAAAATCTCTACCGGCTGTCTTTTCTAGACAGAACATCAGTAAGTTTCGTCAAGAAAGGTCTCGAAGTTGAAAAGCACAACACCGTGGATCCTTGTGTGTTTGTCGAGGCATACTGACCTGCATTTGTAAAAGCGTGCTGCCAGCTGTTTCTATAGCGCTCTTACTGTATTTGTGAGCCTGCCCACATGTGTCTGTATAGCACAAGGCAGCCTGTAGTGATTACTGTACCCAAGCAGCTGCAAGCTTCCGTCAGAGATCAGCGTTAATTACACAGCAGCCCTGATCCGCCGCCTTCCTCTAAAGAGCCCGGCTTAAACTCCCATCAGACCACCGTAGATTCAGGGCATGCGAGAAGCTCCTGGGGTGCTGGGTATGATTACGCTCTTGTTCTGTGTAACCTATCCTTCACAAAGAACAGCAAGGAGGAAGGATGTTCGAGAAAATACCtctcagcttttttttatttgtttatttttgtattataaactTAGATCAGTCAGTGCCATTTTAATATCACtgatatactgttatatttgttttttagattttgcatttttatttattaattttttaaatctattttactACTACAGattaaactaaaagaaaatggGAAATGGTGACATggaaacttgaaataaaatgatgtatgtttttacacctgtgttttttttagttatatattcagcatatatttaatttggtaATGAACATAACCCTGATAAGCATAATATAACTGGACCGcaaatatttgatcatattGTGTGACAATTTAATCGGtaatacatgcaaacacacagccAAGCATGTTGGTGATAACTTTTGACTTAAACGTTTTTTTCTACTCACATTGGCTcatgttatattttgtaatgtaattattttatttgaatttacttagctattttttattgatcataactctgaagaaaatatagaactaatatagaaataataaaatatagaaataatagaaCTATTACTTTTTAGGGCATTActcatttttagtttagtttagcattcattttatatacacaGCATTCAGCATGAGGTTAAGTAATTAAAgacagaatttttgggtgaactattcctttaatgaaaTGCCGcatattactttaaatgtcGGGTCTTGTTGTTGGAGAATCCGAGGACATTTTGTGAGGTCATTTTGGCCCTGACAAACAAGTCCAAACGCGCACATTTGTATCAGCACAGATCTTAAAAATCCCTAAGCAGGTGTATTTGCAGGGGGTGTCGTGCTGAGTAAGCAGCCGGTGGATGACAGTGCTGTCCCATCAGCTGTTGGTGATAGACGCTGGTTATCCTTCTCGGATATCACTCTCCCTCACCTGTTCTTGCCCCCGGCCCACCGCCCCGACATGCCCTCCACCTTCCCTCCCGGTCGCGGCATGTTTACCGTGGTTCGAATCCAAGATCAGGAAGATGAGCTCTCAGGTTTCAGTGGACCGTTATGCATGGCGGTTCTCGGCGAACTGATTATCTCCCGAGATAAAAAAACAGTTCCTTTGTGAGTAATAGAATGAGATATTCCCTCTCTGTGTCCCTaggctattattattagtagttcCCTTTGTAGAAGCACCCTATGGTTCAGATAGCTTTAgaggtaggtgtgtgtgtgtgtgtgtgtgtgtgtacagggaAACTCATAAATAACAGAAAGACCGACGATGACCCCTAAGGCGGTGCAAATCAGAGCGGCTTTCCCGGAACGGAGTCCTGTACACTAGTCCATTCTTTCGAATGAAAGACCTCTCCATGTACAATTATTATCGGGTCTGCAGCATTCCAGCACTAAGTTGGCCAGAAAAACACAGCAGTTAAGCTGAATCAAATTCCCTCAGAGCCAGTGAAGGGCTGACTTTAATGGGGCCCCTAACAGTCGAGTCAACAGAACGGGTCAGCAGTTGTTGTGACCCCTCGGCTCTTGGAGCCAGCCACTTTGGGACTCAGGAACATGAAGCTTTTATGATCCTTTCAGAGCTCAACTGGTCTCCATTGAGGTTCTACTACGGCCCTCCCGTTTCCCACAAACCCTCCCAAAAGCCTCATCAAGGCATAATGGATAGGGGGTTGTGCACAGCATTAACCCCTGgggcaaaacaaaaagagatgGCCACGATGACGTCGTTTTATAAGAACACAACAATTCCGACTTATAGACTTGCTCATGTCTGTATTGTTAATGAAGTGCACTATAAAAAAAGACagtcataaatgtaattttcgcTGACTAGTATTATAAACGATTATTTTCATTACGGAATAAAAACggaaaagttattttacttttttctaacaaatattttgtacaaCTATCACATAAGATTTATGATTTTAACGTTTACATTCTGTGATTGTGACTTTGATTCTAACTTTTTGTAGTTTATATATtgcaattctgattttttttctcttaaatgtAGGTTACATTCAGCAGTtataagggttttttttccataataatTCAGAATTTTCCCCAACATTCTGAGTTTGCATcttttaattcagatttttttttgcccataATTCtgagtatttatttcttatatgatgaaatggttttagttttttattattgcttggCCCTAATTCTCTTCTGTACTGTCAGGTCGGGTGtacaatttgtttttgtttttttttatccagaaTCCAGAGAgtaaaaaagtttgaatttcaAGATATTAAAAAGAGTAATTCtaataaaagtcagaattgtatccaaaaaaaaaaaaaaaaaagcaattacatTTCTAGATTTTTATTCCATGGTGGACATAATCTTCTATAAAGTataacagcattaaaaaataaggtCAACGTCAAACCACACATTTGAATGCAGAATCCATATTGGCTACAATGTAAATTATACTCAGAGCAACCTGCTCAAATGTTACGTTGTGCTTCATTCGCTGATCATATCAGCACATTGTGGCGATTcaagaaaatgcaaatttatttgatttgtgaaACAGAGTTATTTTGCAAATATGACTTTAACTTTATAATAACGTACGTGAGAAACGGCGCACCTCCATTAATGCTCTTCCTCTCGTATGAGGCCAGTGGAGACAGGCAGGCGCCGGACATTGCCCACAGGACCCACACGCGTGCAGCGCTCGCTGATTGGCTTCGGCTCTCCACCAGCGTTACGTTGCTGGATACGATGATCTTAGCGAATTACGCTCCTTGTCGATCATAGATGATGTGCTAACGCTGCTCTGAGGGTGGATGGTTTGATTGGCCCAGCGATGTGTTTCTAATTCGATTTCTTCTTTATTCTCTGTTGCAAAAGCACTCAGACATGGCTGAGGGTGTTGCTCATTGTCATGCCTTAGAAGtgattaatcactttttttgaCTAATCGTGTTTAAGTGAAATCTTTGTCCCGTGCCTGCTACGTGCGACACGACACATCATTACCAGTCACTTATTACCAGTAATGGGCATACAAAGAAATGAATTCAACAAAATGACTCGGTTGTTTGGAAGCCAatttcacacacaaataattCCCCGAAGCAAACTCAGGGACAGAGTTTTGTTGTCCGCTAGCATGATTTCGCTAAATGTTTCAGTCTTAATCAGACGATTATTTACAAATCTGTTAGCTAACATTgcgaaatattaatacaaattaaaataactattaactatttgaatatatctttaaaattaatttatttctgtaatggcaaagcaaaattttcagcagtcattacacTTTTCGGCATCACGCTATCCTTCAGAATAAGTGCTTATCATTATCAACGTTGAAACTTTTTCTTTAGAATGATATTAATGTCACTTTTACtgcatcctttctgaataaaGGTTTTAATTCGACTTTACtttccttttaataaaaaacataatgtgTCCAAACTACTTAACTGAACTGAACAGTAGTGTGTAAAGATTTTTAACAAACTGTGAAATCATAGcgataaaagaatataaatgaaaaatgaatatcTATGATATGgctacaatgtttaaaaaaaaaaaaacaactaaataatcaAACAGCTCTCAAATAGAATTTATGAACTTTAGTGAGCACTGACATTGTTGaagtcaataaaaatgaaaaaaagcaaaatccAATCAAAGGCAAATACAAGAGGGACAGTTTTATATTGATCGTAGAGTGACTGTTACATAACTGCATATGTACAACCACATCACAAGGCGGTCATGTGATTCAGTCTCTGCTTCTTTCCATCACatcatatattttctttcaattgATCTGCAGTGCTCCATTGTGGAGAGAAACAGTTTCGTAATCTAGGTAGTGGGAATGCATAGCATGGCAAGTGCTTTCAAAAGCACATCTTCACCGCCATCTAGTGGTTCAGCtatatagacataataaatacaatctACACACTTTATATGTATGCACATACTGGACACACTACAGCTCTTGTTTTTTAATAAGATATAGGCACGATGTAAAATGTACTAGAATGGGCATAATTACATCATCAGGAATTCATCCTTGAAATCAATTCATTGCTGGATGGTTAACAAACAAACCACTACATGCTTTTTTGCTCTTTCCCTAAATCTGTCAGCGTTTAATATATCTGACATGTGATCAGTTTCTTTGAAAGCCCAGCGAGGCGGCTATATTCTCTTCACTTTTTCTTGATTATACTTTTccaagaatacaaaaaaatacatcttcTGACGCAAACTGTGTAATTTGCCTTGACACTTTTTCTGTCGTGACTTCACATCTGTGGCCACCTCATTGGTAAGATTGTTGGAGGTGGTAGTATGATGTATCAGTGGGGGACGTTCAGTCCAACCAGCCGAGCGCTTTCCTCCCACAACCTTCTTGCCGCTTCATCATCTTTTCCTTCCGGCGCAGGGTCTTTTTCGGCACAATCACTGCATGAACACATACACGCGCAACATTCTGAGTTCACAAATGACTGATAAAGTGGCAAATGATTGCATTTACCTGAAGTAGCAGCCAGACTTGCTCTCTAAGCCGTCAGTGACGGCGCAGTAGATAGAGGTCTGTGCGCCTTGCCAGGGAGTTTTCATCAGCAGAATACAGGGCAGAGACAGTATAATCTTCAGCACCGGGTACCGTACAAGAATATGCCTTACCAGCTCTGTTCGAATCACTCCTGGATGCAGGCAGAACGAGGAGACTCCTGTACCTAAGGATGGAAGCatacattgaaatataaaacaggAAAGTATTCGTGCAATTGCTTTATTTGTATATGAGCTAGATTATACATGGCCATTGACATAGTATGTTACAAAACCAACCAAGTCGGAAaacatataatgttttttacttgttgcttgaaataaacaaataagctTTGTCAGTTAGCTTGCAAATTGTTTGCTATACTAAAAACTGCAGTATATCTTACCTTTCGATCTTCGTGCAAGCTCTCTAGAGAAAAGCACATTGGCCAGCTTACTTTGTTTATAGCTGAGCAAAGGACTGTAAGGCATTTTGTCAAAGAACATGTCATCAAATTCAATCTTTCCTGTTGGAAAACAGTGAcaaatatggatatatatatatatatatatatatatatatatatatatatatatatatatatatatatatatatatattaatactcactaaatttagctttttattcaaGATAATATCCTGAAAAAATGCATcactgttttcataaaaatactactaataataaataaataaaaagaataatataataattattatttttatatttgtatttgtagtgaaaaaaatggaatacatatttataaaattttttgtatcaaataaatgcattaaaaatacagaccCCAAAATTCTGAAAAGTGTTTTCCACAAATATAAGCATAGAAATAATATAGtctcgtttaaaaaaaaaaaattcttatctTAACATTCTTAACTCTTAGCATTCTgagtatttctatatttttaatcaaaatatattaccACCAACATGTGCAATACTGGACACGTTAACTACACGGCTGGGGGAGGATCTCTTTAGCATTCCTAACAGTAGATTGGTCAGAAGAAAGTGTCCCAAATGATTGACACCCAGCTGTGTCTCAAAGCCATCCTCTGTGATCCACTTTGGACACATCATAACACCTGTCAGAAAAAAGGCACTTTAAGATTTGTCTCTCTATACCCCTTGCTTTTAAGAGTCAAATTATTCACTCTTAAAATTACTGACCTGCATTGTTTATAAGTATATCCAGTCGTTCTTCTGTTGCTATGAACTCTTTGGCAAATTCTCGGATAGAGTAGAGAGAGGCCAGATTTAAGTGTCTGGTGACTACATTGCCGTTTCCTGTGGAGCGTCTAATACAGTCCGCAGCATTCTCAGCACGAGTTAGGTCCCGGCAAGCCATCACTACCCGAGCccctaaatacacacacattcacatttcaGAGTTAAAAGAGAGTTAAAAGATTGGGTTTGCGATAATATGCCATACCTCTACGAGCCATATCTTTTGCAGTTTCCATGCCAATCCCAGTGTTAGCACCAGTAATCACGACAGTCTTTCCATCCAGACGAGCACGACTTTTGCAGACACCACCAGCTATCCATTTTCGTAGCAGCATGAAGCCTGCTGTAAGGAAGAATGGAACTAAGGCTACACACACAGTGCTTGAAAGATTTTAAAGCACATACTATTATTTAACTGGTAGTAGTGTCCTATAGGCTCATGTGTAGcctacattcacacacacacaaactgttgAAAGGTTTGGGCTTCACAATGGCTGCAAAATAATACGAAATATGGTAAAATTGCgaaatattttcagcatcactcttccagttttcagtgtcacataatccttcaggaatcattctaatatcttGATTTGGTGCTAAATTTTTACAAACGGTGAAacatttcaggattctttgattgaTAGAACGTTCCTAAGAACAGCATTTAACgttatttgtaattatacatgcatttttaaatgctttattgctAAATTGTAGCATTCGTGTATTTAATCGACCATTGctttaaacaccttttatgtTATGAAATAAAGGTTCTAAAGATTCGAACAATACGTAACTTACTGATTGCCGCCAGCCCGATGAAAGCGCCATAATACAGTCGATATGTAGTGACTTGATCCATCTCCCTTGAATGTCTACAAAATCAAGAATGACACATTGTGTCCTCTCTTTGCAGAACGCTATATATAGGGCTTAAGCAACTTAAACTACAGCTTAGTACCTGAATGCTTCGCCAAATGGCTTATTACGTGCGCCTCATAAACATTTAGAACGGCGGATTTCTTCATGTTTTGAAACGGCGTTTATCTCAGAATCACAAGAGAACATAAGTTTCTTTCACGAATATTAGTAGTCAaatggttgattttttttcattcggAGAAAAGTGTACAATATGTTATGAAAATGAGAATAATACACCGTGGGTATGTTGACGCAAATAATACAAGGCACATGAACAAGGAAATGGCACGTGCGCATACGCCCTCAAGTGggatgcaaaatgtaaaaaaattgttatcaTTTAGTTATCTTTGCGATTTCAGTTACGTTGTTGCATTTACAGCgatgtgtgatttttattacgTGTATTACAGATgagaaaatgtatacatttggcctaaaataataatcataataataacgTTTTGGCAAAAGGTGTTTACTTTGTAATGGGGTTTCACATTTTTAGAGGCGTCAAAAGAGCACAgtaaatattaactttaaattattaaacaaactaaaaaatgtatttgatttaaaaaaaaaaactgaatgtttgttttaaattgcgCCGTATGAAGAAGCTTTCAACTGCACTGATTTAGGTCCCACGAACCAGACGATAACTGGTCCTTCTGGCTCCTTTAATGATTTTGAGTCACTATAAAGAGTCGGTTCAGAAGAGTCATTTGTTCGGTACTCGTAGGATGGGATattgattcaataaaaaaagaacctaTTCATTAGATTCGTTTGTTCGTGATTCGAACCTGACTGGTCGTGTTCAATATTTTGCTCTGTATACAGTAACGACGGCGCAGTGAGTCCGAACAAGTAGCGcattaaacactgaaatgtgATGTTCTGTCCACACTGGGAAGAAAGCACATTCGAGAACCATCAATGTAACAGAATGTCCTTAAAATCATTCGGTTGCAGTGATGAGAAAATAGAATATGAGTGCAAGCTTTTGTTTTCTAACCTACTTATCAGCGCTTTGTGCATGTAAGGAGCGTGTATATTATAATTCTTGGCCAGGATTTTCATATAGAAGATATTTCCAGTGTTAAATAATTGAACATCAAAATTTCTGTTCAAAAAGACCAATTTATGATGGTCTTGACAGATTAACTGCAAAACACTAGCAAAGTGTTGAATAAAATACCAACATTATCTGCTTTCCACTATTACACCAGCAGTTGGTTAAACAGTGTAAAATGTTGT is part of the Puntigrus tetrazona isolate hp1 chromosome 16, ASM1883169v1, whole genome shotgun sequence genome and encodes:
- the si:dkey-23o4.6 gene encoding retinol dehydrogenase 13 encodes the protein MLLRKWIAGGVCKSRARLDGKTVVITGANTGIGMETAKDMARRGARVVMACRDLTRAENAADCIRRSTGNGNVVTRHLNLASLYSIREFAKEFIATEERLDILINNAGVMMCPKWITEDGFETQLGVNHLGHFLLTNLLLGMLKRSSPSRVVNVSSIAHVGGKIEFDDMFFDKMPYSPLLSYKQSKLANVLFSRELARRSKGTGVSSFCLHPGVIRTELVRHILVRYPVLKIILSLPCILLMKTPWQGAQTSIYCAVTDGLESKSGCYFSDCAEKDPAPEGKDDEAARRLWEESARLVGLNVPH